In the Sinorhizobium arboris LMG 14919 genome, one interval contains:
- a CDS encoding P-II family nitrogen regulator, giving the protein MKIVMAIIKPFKLDEVREALTAVGIQGLTVTEVKGYGRQKGHTEIYRGTEYAVSFLPKLKVEIAVPTEIVDRAVEAIASAAKTGQIGDGKIFVYSIDHAVRIRTGETDSEAL; this is encoded by the coding sequence ATGAAAATTGTGATGGCCATTATCAAGCCGTTCAAGCTCGATGAGGTTCGCGAAGCCCTCACTGCCGTTGGCATCCAGGGTTTGACCGTGACCGAAGTGAAGGGCTACGGCCGCCAAAAGGGGCACACCGAGATTTACCGCGGCACCGAATATGCCGTGAGCTTTCTGCCCAAGCTGAAGGTCGAGATCGCGGTCCCGACGGAGATCGTCGACAGGGCCGTCGAAGCCATCGCTTCGGCCGCCAAGACCGGCCAGATCGGCGACGGCAAGATCTTCGTCTACTCGATTGACCATGCCGTGCGCATCCGCACCGGCGAGACCGACTCAGAAGCGTTGTAA
- the tesB gene encoding acyl-CoA thioesterase II — protein sequence MSRPTETATPMDALLAILDLEKLEENLFRGLSPQVGWQRVFGGQVIGQALVAAQRTVDGGRYVHSLHAYFMRPGDPSVPIVYQVDRIRDGSSFATRRVAAIQHGKAIFAMSASFQYDEDGFEHQFDMPAVPMPETLPGEQELKEKFLVHAPEAIRRYWERPRPIEIRPVSLEHYFSRAKASPKQDVWVKAVGAVPDERHLQAAVLAYLSDMTLLDTSLYAHGTSVFDRSLQVASLDHAMWFHRPSKMDDWLLYTQDSPSAHGARGMTRGSLFDRSGVLIASVAQEGLIRKKAID from the coding sequence ATGTCGCGCCCCACCGAGACCGCCACGCCCATGGATGCGCTCCTTGCGATACTCGACCTGGAGAAGCTCGAAGAAAACCTCTTCCGGGGCTTGAGCCCGCAGGTCGGCTGGCAGAGGGTCTTCGGCGGCCAAGTGATCGGACAGGCGCTGGTCGCCGCCCAGCGCACGGTCGACGGAGGCCGCTACGTCCATTCCTTGCATGCCTATTTCATGCGGCCGGGCGATCCCTCCGTTCCGATCGTCTATCAGGTCGACCGTATCCGCGACGGCTCGAGCTTTGCGACGCGGCGCGTGGCGGCGATCCAGCATGGCAAGGCCATCTTCGCCATGTCGGCTTCCTTCCAGTACGACGAAGATGGATTCGAGCACCAGTTCGACATGCCGGCCGTGCCGATGCCGGAGACGCTGCCGGGCGAACAGGAACTCAAGGAGAAGTTTCTCGTCCACGCACCGGAGGCGATCCGCCGCTATTGGGAGCGGCCGCGGCCGATCGAAATCCGGCCCGTCTCGCTCGAGCACTATTTCTCGCGCGCCAAGGCTTCCCCGAAACAGGACGTCTGGGTGAAAGCGGTCGGCGCGGTGCCGGACGAGCGCCATCTGCAGGCGGCCGTCCTCGCCTATCTCTCCGACATGACGCTCCTCGACACGTCGCTTTACGCGCACGGCACATCGGTCTTCGACCGCAGCCTCCAGGTCGCCAGTCTCGATCACGCCATGTGGTTCCACCGGCCCTCGAAAATGGACGATTGGCTGCTCTATACCCAGGACAGCCCCAGTGCGCACGGTGCCCGCGGAATGACCCGCGGCAGTCTTTTCGACCGCTCCGGCGTCCTGATCGCCTCCGTCGCACAGGAAGGATTGATCCGCAAAAAGGCAATTGATTAA
- a CDS encoding outer membrane lipoprotein carrier protein LolA has translation MMETKTGGRNGAISRRVFVGGLAALAGFSTTFATREASAQASAVAQRIADHFSSVKTMAGEFVQFGPRGEQTGGKFYIRRPGRIRFNYEAPSPMRVIADGRSVVIGNMKLKTWDIYPLSKTPLNLLLSERIDLSSRMVRDVRVEADLITIVLGDRSIFGDSTITMMFDPKTYDLRQWTITDAQKKDTSVMIFNVRTGIALDDRVFRIPYDEVRNKRRGG, from the coding sequence ATGATGGAGACCAAAACCGGCGGCCGTAACGGGGCAATCTCGCGGCGCGTCTTCGTCGGCGGCCTGGCGGCTCTCGCCGGCTTCTCGACGACGTTCGCCACAAGGGAAGCGTCGGCTCAGGCGTCCGCCGTTGCCCAGAGGATTGCCGATCATTTCTCGTCCGTGAAGACGATGGCCGGCGAGTTCGTCCAGTTCGGGCCGCGCGGCGAACAGACGGGCGGCAAGTTCTATATCCGCCGGCCGGGACGCATCCGCTTCAACTACGAAGCGCCCTCGCCCATGCGGGTCATCGCCGACGGCAGGTCCGTGGTCATAGGCAATATGAAGCTCAAGACCTGGGACATCTATCCGCTCTCGAAGACGCCGCTCAATCTGCTGCTCAGCGAAAGAATCGATTTGAGCAGCAGGATGGTACGCGACGTGCGGGTGGAAGCCGACCTCATCACCATCGTACTCGGCGACCGCTCCATCTTCGGCGATTCGACCATCACCATGATGTTCGATCCGAAGACCTACGATCTGCGGCAATGGACGATCACCGACGCCCAGAAGAAGGACACGTCGGTCATGATCTTCAACGTCCGCACCGGCATCGCGCTGGACGACAGGGTCTTCCGCATCCCCTACGACGAAGTCCGCAACAAACGGCGCGGCGGCTGA
- a CDS encoding ammonium transporter, which produces MSSFTLSTSLRRVSATAAAMLAPVVAFAQEAAPAAAATPVPDKADTTFMFLSTLLVLFMLIPGLALFYGGLVRAKNMLSVLMQCTVIGAAMMIVWVVYGYSFAFGGSTSAYFGGFAKLFLAGVTVDSTAATFTDGVVIPEYLFMLFQMTFAAITPALIVGAFAERIKFSAAILFAILWATFVYFPIAHMVWDANGLLFGMGALDFAGGTVVHINAGIAGLVGAFMVGKRTGYGRDMMAPHSMTLTLVGAAMLWFGWFGFNAGSNLEASGGAVLATVNTFLATAAAILSWSLVETLTRGKASMLGAASGMIAGLVAVTPAAGIAGPMGAIIMGLIVSPLCYFFVSVIKNKFHYDDTADVFGVHGVGGFFGAIATGVFASASLGGIGYADGVTMGSQVMTQLTAVAITIVWCGIVSAILYKVVDALVGLRVSTEAEREGLDLSSHGEAAYHAS; this is translated from the coding sequence ATGTCGTCTTTCACCCTTTCCACCTCTCTTCGACGCGTGAGCGCGACCGCTGCCGCCATGCTCGCGCCCGTCGTTGCATTTGCTCAGGAAGCGGCGCCCGCCGCAGCCGCAACGCCGGTGCCGGACAAGGCCGATACCACTTTCATGTTCCTTTCGACGCTTCTCGTCCTGTTCATGCTGATCCCGGGGCTGGCTCTTTTCTACGGCGGCCTCGTGCGCGCCAAGAACATGCTGTCGGTGCTGATGCAATGCACGGTCATCGGCGCCGCCATGATGATCGTCTGGGTCGTTTACGGCTATTCCTTCGCCTTCGGCGGCTCGACGAGCGCCTATTTCGGGGGCTTCGCCAAGCTCTTCCTCGCGGGTGTGACGGTCGATAGCACTGCGGCGACCTTCACCGATGGCGTCGTCATTCCGGAATATCTCTTCATGCTGTTCCAGATGACCTTCGCGGCGATCACGCCGGCACTCATCGTCGGCGCCTTTGCCGAGCGCATCAAATTCTCGGCCGCGATCCTCTTCGCCATCCTCTGGGCCACATTCGTCTATTTTCCGATCGCGCACATGGTCTGGGACGCCAACGGCCTGCTCTTCGGCATGGGCGCCCTCGACTTCGCCGGCGGCACCGTGGTCCACATCAATGCCGGTATCGCGGGTCTCGTCGGTGCATTCATGGTGGGTAAGCGCACCGGTTACGGTCGGGACATGATGGCCCCGCACTCCATGACCCTGACGCTCGTCGGCGCTGCCATGCTGTGGTTCGGCTGGTTCGGCTTCAACGCCGGCTCCAATCTCGAAGCTTCGGGCGGCGCGGTTCTCGCCACCGTCAACACCTTCCTCGCAACGGCTGCCGCAATCCTTTCGTGGTCGCTCGTCGAGACTCTCACGCGTGGCAAGGCTTCGATGCTCGGCGCCGCCTCGGGCATGATCGCCGGCCTCGTCGCCGTTACACCGGCCGCCGGTATCGCCGGTCCGATGGGCGCAATCATCATGGGCCTCATCGTCTCGCCGCTCTGCTACTTCTTCGTCTCGGTGATCAAGAACAAATTCCACTATGACGACACGGCGGACGTCTTCGGGGTGCACGGCGTCGGCGGTTTCTTCGGCGCGATAGCGACGGGCGTCTTCGCCTCCGCCTCGCTCGGCGGCATCGGCTATGCAGACGGCGTGACCATGGGCAGTCAGGTCATGACCCAGCTCACGGCCGTCGCAATCACGATCGTCTGGTGCGGCATCGTCTCCGCCATCCTTTACAAGGTGGTCGATGCACTTGTCGGCCTTCGCGTCTCGACGGAAGCGGAGCGGGAAGGCCTCGACCTCTCCTCGCATGGCGAAGCCGCCTATCACGCGAGCTGA
- the trxA gene encoding thioredoxin: MSGSDNPYQGSFGSQMTASASFGGQPASAAGVPGDLIKETTTAAFTRDVLEASRQQPVLVDFWAPWCGPCKQLTPVIEKVVKEAAGRVKLVKMNIDDHPSIAGQLGIQSIPAVIAFVDGRPVDGFMGAVPESQIKQFIDRIAGPAADDAKAEIETVLADAKALIDAGDAQNAAGLYGAVLQADPENAAAVAGMIECMIALGQIAEARQALSGLPEALANEAAVAAVSKKLDQIEEARKLGDPTALERQLALDPDDHAARLKLAKIRNVEGDRDAAAEHLLAIMKRDRSFEDDGARRELLSFFEVWGPKDPATIAARRKLSSILFS, translated from the coding sequence ATGAGCGGTAGCGACAATCCCTATCAAGGTTCCTTCGGCAGCCAGATGACGGCCTCGGCTTCCTTCGGCGGGCAGCCGGCAAGCGCCGCAGGCGTCCCGGGCGACCTGATCAAGGAGACGACCACCGCCGCCTTTACCCGCGACGTGCTGGAGGCATCGCGCCAGCAGCCGGTGCTTGTCGACTTCTGGGCCCCCTGGTGCGGGCCTTGCAAGCAGCTCACCCCTGTCATCGAGAAGGTGGTGAAGGAAGCCGCCGGCCGGGTGAAGCTCGTCAAGATGAACATCGACGACCATCCATCGATCGCCGGCCAGCTCGGCATCCAGTCCATTCCTGCGGTAATCGCCTTCGTCGACGGGCGCCCGGTCGATGGTTTCATGGGCGCCGTGCCCGAGAGCCAGATCAAGCAGTTCATCGATCGGATCGCCGGTCCGGCCGCAGACGACGCCAAGGCCGAGATCGAGACCGTACTTGCCGACGCCAAGGCGCTGATCGATGCCGGCGATGCGCAGAACGCCGCCGGTCTCTACGGCGCCGTTCTGCAGGCCGATCCGGAAAACGCCGCGGCCGTCGCCGGGATGATCGAATGCATGATTGCCCTCGGGCAGATCGCCGAGGCTCGCCAGGCGCTTTCCGGACTACCGGAGGCGCTCGCCAATGAAGCGGCCGTCGCCGCGGTCTCGAAAAAGCTCGATCAGATCGAAGAGGCCCGCAAGCTGGGCGACCCGACCGCGCTCGAGCGGCAGCTCGCACTCGATCCGGACGACCATGCAGCACGGCTGAAGCTCGCCAAGATCCGCAATGTCGAGGGTGACCGCGACGCCGCCGCCGAACACCTCCTGGCGATCATGAAGCGCGACCGCAGCTTCGAGGACGACGGCGCCCGGCGCGAACTGCTTTCGTTCTTCGAGGTATGGGGCCCCAAGGATCCGGCAACGATCGCCGCAAGGCGCAAGCTGTCGTCGATTCTCTTTTCGTAA
- a CDS encoding Trm112 family protein — protein sequence MDINASKVDPKLLELLVCPLTKGRLSYDPEANELVSELARLAYPIRDGVPIMLVSEARKIED from the coding sequence ATGGACATCAATGCCAGCAAGGTCGATCCGAAACTCCTGGAGCTGCTCGTCTGTCCGCTGACCAAGGGCCGCCTCAGCTACGATCCGGAGGCCAACGAGCTGGTGTCGGAACTGGCCCGGCTCGCCTACCCGATCCGCGACGGCGTACCGATCATGCTCGTCTCCGAGGCGCGCAAGATCGAGGATTGA
- a CDS encoding LON peptidase substrate-binding domain-containing protein, producing MHVGNARYLGPKDLPEILPVFPLTGALLLPGAQLPLNIFEPRYLAMFDDALAGNRLIGIVQPSFAEGRNDIDASSVPALCQVGCIGRITSFAETGDGRYITSLTGVCRFRLFAEVAGCRGYRRFRIGPFGSDLENPDDESLVDRGALLAAFRAYLDANKLEADWESVERASNRTLVNSMAMMSPYGPAEKQALLEAPDLKTRAETLIAITEIVLARNFGDLDNILQ from the coding sequence ATGCATGTCGGAAATGCGCGCTATCTCGGTCCGAAGGACTTACCGGAGATTCTTCCGGTGTTTCCGCTGACGGGCGCGCTCCTGCTTCCCGGCGCACAGCTCCCGCTCAATATCTTCGAGCCGCGCTATCTCGCCATGTTCGACGATGCGCTCGCCGGCAACCGGCTGATTGGTATCGTCCAGCCCTCCTTTGCGGAAGGCCGCAACGATATCGACGCCTCCTCGGTGCCGGCGCTTTGCCAGGTGGGCTGCATCGGCCGGATCACCTCTTTCGCCGAGACCGGCGACGGCCGCTACATCACTTCGCTCACCGGCGTGTGCCGCTTCCGTCTTTTCGCAGAGGTTGCCGGATGCCGCGGCTATCGCCGGTTCCGCATCGGCCCCTTCGGGAGCGATCTCGAAAATCCGGATGATGAGAGCCTCGTCGACCGGGGGGCGCTTCTCGCAGCTTTCCGGGCCTATCTCGACGCCAACAAGCTCGAGGCCGACTGGGAAAGCGTCGAACGCGCAAGCAACCGCACCCTCGTCAATTCCATGGCGATGATGTCGCCCTATGGACCGGCGGAAAAGCAGGCCCTTCTGGAGGCTCCCGATCTCAAGACACGCGCCGAAACGCTGATCGCCATCACCGAGATCGTGCTTGCCCGCAACTTCGGCGACCTCGACAATATTCTGCAATGA
- a CDS encoding prolyl-tRNA synthetase associated domain-containing protein, with protein MSKAEPKTAEDLFRFLDELGIEHKTKRHAPVFTVAESVALRDEIPGGHTKNLFLKDKKDNYFLLTVEEHATVDLKTVHQTIGAASKVSFGKPEKLMEYLGVIPGAVTALGAINDTEGKVKIILDETLMAFETINCHPLSNDQTTSIASKDMLRFMEATGHEPLVLKVTA; from the coding sequence ATGAGCAAGGCAGAGCCGAAGACAGCGGAAGACCTCTTCCGTTTCCTCGACGAACTCGGGATCGAACACAAGACGAAGCGGCACGCGCCGGTTTTCACCGTCGCCGAATCGGTGGCGCTGCGCGACGAAATCCCCGGCGGACATACAAAAAACCTGTTCCTCAAGGACAAAAAGGACAATTATTTCCTTCTGACCGTCGAGGAGCACGCGACGGTGGATCTGAAGACCGTTCATCAGACGATCGGCGCGGCCAGCAAGGTCTCCTTCGGCAAGCCGGAAAAGCTGATGGAGTATCTGGGCGTGATACCAGGCGCCGTCACCGCCCTCGGCGCGATCAACGACACCGAGGGCAAGGTGAAGATCATTCTCGACGAGACGCTGATGGCCTTCGAGACGATCAACTGCCATCCGCTCTCGAACGACCAGACGACCTCGATCGCGTCGAAGGACATGTTGCGCTTCATGGAGGCGACCGGGCACGAGCCGCTTGTCTTGAAAGTGACGGCCTGA
- a CDS encoding ubiquinone biosynthesis hydroxylase — protein sequence MLQVRRETRRMIDVLIAGGGYVGLSLAVSLKKAASHLDVMVVDAAPEGVWKKDERASAVAAAAERMLDVLGVWPAIAPEAEPILRMVITDSKATDPVRPVFLTFEGDGGDGRPFAHMVPNTALVGALRHACDELEVSIRQSTVVENFKSGDHSVAVTLAGGETVEARLLVACDGVRSKLREAAGIKVVEFDYGQAGIVTTVEHERPHGGTAEEHFLPAGPFATLPLKDNRSSLVWTESTYDAERLVKEDDFIFEEELERRFGHKLGRLKVVGGRRAFPLGLTLARDFVAPRFALAGDAAHGIHPISGQGLNLGFKDVAALAETIVEADRLGLDIGSLAVLERYQTWRRFDTFRMGVTTDVLNRLFSNDIMPVRVARDVGLGIVDRLPSLKRFFIRQAAGTAGRSDPRLLAGEPI from the coding sequence ATGCTTCAAGTGCGACGGGAGACGAGGCGGATGATCGACGTATTGATTGCCGGGGGCGGTTATGTCGGCCTCTCGCTCGCGGTATCGCTCAAGAAGGCGGCATCCCATCTCGATGTCATGGTCGTCGATGCTGCGCCGGAAGGCGTCTGGAAGAAGGACGAACGGGCGTCGGCCGTCGCCGCCGCCGCCGAAAGGATGCTCGACGTCCTCGGCGTCTGGCCGGCGATCGCGCCGGAAGCCGAGCCGATCCTCAGGATGGTGATCACCGATTCGAAGGCGACCGATCCCGTCCGCCCGGTGTTCCTTACATTCGAAGGTGACGGCGGCGACGGCCGCCCCTTCGCCCATATGGTGCCGAACACGGCGCTCGTCGGTGCGCTGCGCCACGCCTGCGACGAACTCGAAGTTTCTATCCGGCAGTCGACCGTGGTGGAGAATTTCAAGAGTGGAGATCATTCCGTTGCCGTCACGCTGGCGGGCGGCGAGACGGTCGAGGCGCGGTTGCTGGTCGCCTGCGACGGCGTTCGTTCGAAGCTGCGCGAAGCGGCGGGCATCAAGGTCGTGGAGTTCGATTACGGCCAGGCGGGTATCGTCACCACCGTCGAGCACGAACGTCCGCATGGCGGGACGGCGGAGGAACATTTCCTGCCTGCCGGCCCCTTCGCGACGCTGCCGCTCAAGGATAACCGCTCCTCGCTCGTTTGGACGGAGAGCACCTATGACGCCGAGCGCCTGGTCAAGGAGGATGATTTCATCTTCGAGGAGGAGCTGGAGCGCCGCTTCGGCCATAAGCTCGGCCGCCTCAAGGTGGTCGGCGGCCGGCGTGCCTTCCCGCTCGGCCTCACGCTTGCCCGGGACTTCGTCGCGCCGCGTTTTGCGCTGGCCGGGGATGCTGCGCACGGAATCCACCCGATCTCAGGCCAGGGCCTCAATCTCGGCTTCAAGGATGTTGCGGCTCTTGCCGAAACGATCGTCGAGGCGGACCGCCTCGGCCTCGATATCGGCTCGCTTGCGGTGCTCGAGCGTTACCAGACGTGGCGGCGCTTCGACACCTTCCGGATGGGCGTTACGACGGATGTCCTCAACCGGCTCTTTTCCAACGACATTATGCCCGTGCGGGTCGCGCGTGACGTCGGTCTCGGCATCGTCGATCGCCTGCCGTCGCTCAAGAGGTTCTTCATCCGCCAGGCGGCGGGCACTGCCGGCCGAAGCGATCCGCGGCTGCTTGCCGGCGAGCCGATTTGA
- a CDS encoding nuclear transport factor 2 family protein: MSVSEPAQMNEAFARAFNSRNIENLVELYEPEAILRVNDDDRNLVGIEAIRDALHQLL, from the coding sequence ATGAGTGTATCCGAGCCCGCCCAAATGAATGAAGCGTTCGCCCGAGCCTTCAACAGCCGCAATATAGAAAACCTCGTCGAACTCTACGAACCTGAGGCCATCCTCCGCGTCAACGATGACGATCGGAACCTTGTTGGCATCGAGGCCATCAGGGACGCTCTGCATCAGCTCCTATAA
- a CDS encoding winged helix-turn-helix transcriptional regulator, producing MDAVAEVGEATEVPQRRRPAECPVEDWLSFLGHRWNALVLWHLKGGAKRHSELAVLLPGVSAKVLSERLDTLVARGLVLRSVIATFPRGVRYGLSPRGFEIVSILDQIEMWSRRESSHEDETSNREAHG from the coding sequence ATGGATGCGGTTGCAGAGGTCGGAGAGGCGACGGAAGTTCCTCAGCGACGTCGTCCTGCGGAATGCCCCGTTGAAGATTGGCTCTCGTTTCTGGGCCACCGGTGGAATGCGCTCGTGCTTTGGCACTTGAAGGGCGGTGCCAAGCGGCACAGCGAACTCGCCGTGCTCCTGCCCGGTGTATCAGCGAAGGTGCTTTCCGAACGCCTCGACACGCTCGTGGCGCGAGGGCTGGTGCTGCGATCAGTGATCGCCACCTTCCCTCGCGGGGTACGCTATGGGCTGTCCCCGCGCGGGTTCGAGATCGTGAGTATACTGGACCAGATCGAAATGTGGTCGCGACGAGAATCGTCGCACGAGGACGAGACTTCCAACCGAGAAGCTCATGGATGA
- a CDS encoding FtsK/SpoIIIE family DNA translocase → MSRSNPATLDSRSNRFVLTHFVWRQIASLAGFVLVGALALAIAALSTWNVSDPSFSYATSNEPTNLLGYGGAVFADIFMQFFGLASVVALLPAVAWALVLIRGTRFDKVPKRLGLWFAGSVLASAALSCVPAPITWPLPNGLGGVFGDMILRFPALFTGTFPTGTFATVLACLFTAPAVWCLVYSAGLIGVGEEEEAEPALEPAPSKARTIRDELEEEDEEGPLTLLMGSLAHMRYTAQARLRRALGMGAKPAKRQYDEPYDFNNDEFGTLNEPVRPKAQAGAGRIEPSLDRAERRIVTPPPIVGDEDDPPFDIDERRPAGILPDDDDIAADWAPRPAPPKPVLTGAGSRVAPPPARPKSGQRIEREAQRSFVDEGGDFTLPPIHFLAEPKNVVRDASLSADALEQNARMLEGVLEDFGVKGEIIHVRPGPVVTLYELEPAPGIKSSRVIGLADDIARSMSAIAARVAVVPGRNAIGIELPNQRREMVYLRELIGSRDFETTKTKLAMALGKTIGGESVVADLAKMPHLLVAGTTGSGKSVAINTMILSLLYRLRPDQCRLIMIDPKMLELSVYDGIPHLLSPVVTDPKKAVVALKWTVREMEERYKKMSKIGVRNIDGFNSRVEQALAKGEAITRTVQTGFDRQTGEAIYETEEFDLSPMPYIVVIIDEMADLMMVAGKDIEGAVQRLAQMARAAGIHVIMATQRPSVDVITGTIKANFPTRISFQVTSKIDSRTILGEQGAEQLLGMGDMLYMAGGGRIQRVHGPFVSDTEVEEVVAYLKTQGVPQYLDAITEDDEEENDGAGPAGTSSLADSEDPYDQAVAIVLRDGKASTSYVQRRLGIGYNRAASLIERMEQEGIISPANHAGKREILVPTEAEITDR, encoded by the coding sequence ATGAGCAGAAGCAATCCCGCAACGCTTGACAGCCGTTCCAACCGGTTCGTGCTGACCCACTTCGTCTGGCGGCAGATCGCCTCGCTGGCGGGGTTCGTTCTCGTCGGCGCGCTTGCACTCGCCATTGCAGCCCTTTCGACCTGGAATGTTTCGGATCCGAGCTTTTCCTATGCGACCTCGAACGAGCCGACCAACCTGCTCGGCTACGGCGGCGCCGTCTTCGCGGACATCTTCATGCAATTCTTCGGCCTTGCGAGCGTCGTGGCGCTGCTGCCGGCTGTCGCCTGGGCTCTCGTTCTGATCCGCGGCACGCGTTTCGACAAGGTCCCGAAGCGGCTCGGCCTGTGGTTTGCCGGCTCGGTGCTGGCGAGCGCGGCCTTGAGTTGCGTACCGGCACCGATCACCTGGCCCCTGCCGAACGGCCTTGGAGGCGTCTTCGGCGATATGATCCTGCGTTTTCCCGCACTCTTCACCGGAACCTTCCCGACCGGCACCTTCGCGACCGTGCTCGCCTGCCTCTTCACCGCACCCGCCGTCTGGTGTCTCGTCTATAGCGCCGGGCTTATCGGCGTCGGCGAGGAGGAGGAAGCTGAACCGGCTCTGGAGCCTGCTCCCAGCAAGGCGCGCACCATACGCGATGAGCTCGAAGAGGAAGATGAAGAAGGTCCCCTTACCTTGCTGATGGGTTCGCTCGCCCACATGCGCTACACGGCGCAGGCCCGGCTTCGCCGCGCCTTGGGCATGGGAGCCAAACCGGCAAAGCGTCAGTATGACGAACCCTACGACTTCAACAACGACGAATTCGGCACGCTGAACGAGCCGGTCCGACCGAAGGCGCAGGCCGGTGCCGGGCGTATCGAGCCCTCGCTCGATCGCGCCGAGCGCCGCATCGTCACGCCGCCGCCGATCGTGGGCGACGAAGACGATCCGCCCTTCGATATCGACGAGCGGCGGCCCGCCGGCATCCTGCCGGACGACGACGACATAGCCGCCGACTGGGCCCCGAGGCCTGCACCGCCGAAGCCGGTTTTGACAGGGGCAGGTTCGCGCGTGGCTCCACCGCCGGCGCGACCGAAAAGCGGGCAGCGCATCGAGCGCGAGGCGCAGCGCTCATTCGTTGATGAAGGCGGCGATTTCACGCTTCCGCCGATCCATTTCCTCGCCGAGCCGAAGAATGTCGTGCGCGACGCCTCGCTTTCGGCCGATGCGCTCGAGCAGAACGCCCGCATGCTCGAAGGCGTTCTCGAGGACTTCGGCGTAAAGGGCGAGATCATCCATGTCCGCCCCGGCCCCGTGGTCACCCTTTATGAGCTGGAACCGGCGCCCGGGATCAAATCCTCGCGCGTCATCGGTCTGGCCGACGACATCGCCCGCTCGATGAGCGCGATCGCCGCACGCGTCGCGGTCGTGCCCGGCCGCAACGCGATCGGCATCGAGCTGCCGAACCAGCGGCGCGAGATGGTCTATCTGCGCGAGCTGATCGGCTCCCGCGACTTCGAGACAACCAAGACGAAGCTCGCCATGGCGCTCGGCAAGACGATCGGCGGCGAATCTGTGGTCGCCGATCTCGCCAAGATGCCGCATCTGCTCGTCGCCGGCACCACCGGCTCGGGCAAGTCGGTGGCGATCAACACCATGATCCTGTCGCTGCTCTATCGCCTGAGGCCCGATCAGTGCCGCCTGATCATGATCGACCCGAAGATGCTCGAGCTCTCCGTCTATGACGGCATTCCGCATCTTCTGTCGCCGGTCGTGACCGATCCGAAGAAGGCGGTCGTGGCGCTGAAATGGACAGTGCGCGAGATGGAAGAGCGCTACAAGAAAATGTCGAAGATCGGCGTGCGCAACATCGACGGCTTCAACAGCCGCGTCGAGCAGGCGCTGGCCAAGGGCGAGGCGATCACCCGCACGGTTCAGACCGGCTTCGACCGCCAGACCGGCGAGGCCATCTACGAGACGGAGGAATTCGACCTCTCTCCGATGCCCTATATCGTCGTCATCATCGACGAGATGGCCGACCTGATGATGGTCGCCGGCAAGGATATCGAAGGCGCCGTGCAGCGGCTTGCGCAGATGGCGCGCGCCGCCGGCATCCACGTCATCATGGCAACGCAGCGCCCCTCCGTCGACGTCATCACCGGCACGATCAAGGCGAACTTTCCGACCCGCATCTCCTTCCAGGTGACCTCCAAGATCGACAGCCGCACCATCCTCGGCGAGCAGGGAGCCGAACAGCTCTTGGGCATGGGCGACATGCTCTACATGGCCGGCGGCGGCCGCATACAGCGCGTGCACGGCCCCTTTGTCTCGGACACCGAGGTCGAGGAGGTCGTCGCCTATCTGAAGACGCAAGGGGTGCCGCAATATCTCGACGCGATCACAGAGGACGACGAGGAGGAGAACGATGGCGCAGGACCGGCCGGCACTTCCAGCCTCGCCGATTCCGAGGACCCCTACGATCAGGCAGTGGCGATCGTGCTGCGCGACGGCAAAGCTTCGACCTCCTATGTGCAGCGTCGCCTCGGTATCGGCTATAATAGAGCAGCCTCGCTGATCGAACGGATGGAACAGGAAGGCATCATCAGCCCCGCGAACCACGCCGGCAAACGCGAGATACTGGTGCCGACCGAGGCGGAGATCACCGACCGGTAA